In the Streptomyces fradiae ATCC 10745 = DSM 40063 genome, one interval contains:
- the ehuB gene encoding ectoine/hydroxyectoine ABC transporter substrate-binding protein EhuB codes for MARTARRTDNRNRESGSVRRRSLLLGTAALGVSGGLGAAGCARVPTGNALERLKAQGTVRLGIAGEVPYGYVDEQGAFTGEAPELAKAVFGRLGIPGVQPVATDFGSLIPGLNSQQFDVVSAGMYITKERCRQVLFSDPEYQMLDSFVVRKGNPLGLRSYEDVVRRRARLATGAGYAQGAYAVAAGYPEKSLVILQDQVAGLNAVESGRVDAFAATALTARQVVRGSGRTQATEAFAAVVDGRRRVDGGGFAFRRTDTDLRDAFNAEIHRMKKSGELFRIMSRFGFTRDEMTTLTAEELCR; via the coding sequence ATGGCTCGTACAGCTCGTCGCACAGACAACAGGAACAGGGAATCAGGATCGGTGAGACGCCGCTCGTTGCTCCTCGGCACGGCGGCGCTCGGCGTGTCGGGGGGCCTCGGCGCCGCCGGGTGCGCCCGCGTCCCCACGGGCAACGCCCTGGAGCGGCTGAAGGCGCAGGGGACCGTCCGCCTCGGGATCGCCGGCGAGGTGCCCTACGGGTACGTGGACGAGCAGGGCGCCTTCACCGGGGAGGCGCCGGAGCTCGCCAAGGCCGTGTTCGGGCGGCTCGGCATCCCCGGCGTCCAGCCCGTGGCGACCGACTTCGGCTCGCTCATCCCCGGTCTGAACTCCCAGCAGTTCGACGTGGTGTCCGCCGGCATGTACATCACCAAGGAACGCTGCCGGCAGGTCCTCTTCTCCGATCCCGAGTACCAGATGCTCGACTCCTTCGTCGTGCGCAAGGGCAACCCCCTGGGGCTGCGCTCGTACGAGGACGTGGTGCGCCGGCGGGCCCGCCTCGCCACCGGGGCCGGCTACGCGCAGGGGGCCTATGCCGTGGCGGCCGGGTACCCCGAGAAGAGCCTCGTCATTCTCCAGGACCAGGTGGCCGGCCTGAACGCGGTCGAGTCCGGCCGCGTGGACGCCTTCGCCGCGACCGCCCTGACCGCGCGCCAGGTGGTGCGCGGCAGCGGCAGGACACAGGCCACGGAGGCGTTCGCCGCGGTCGTGGACGGGCGCCGCCGGGTCGACGGCGGCGGTTTCGCGTTCCGCCGCACCGACACCGACCTGCGGGACGCCTTCAACGCCGAGATCCACCGGATGAAGAAGAGCGGGGAGCTCTTCCGCATCATGAGCCGCTTCGGCTTCACCCGCGACGAGATGACCACGCTGACCGCCGAGGAGCTGTGCCGATGA
- the ehuC gene encoding ectoine/hydroxyectoine ABC transporter permease subunit EhuC, which translates to MTMGLWQNWVLPGIWVTVQLLVYSAALAAVVAFGVGMARTHRSRPVRFAATAYTEVFRGVSALVLMFWLFFVVPPLLGWQLVPMWAAVLALGLSYGAYGAEVVRGGLAAVPEAQREAGIALSLTPWQRMRLVLLPQAVPEMLPPFCNLLVELLKGTALVSLLGVGDVSFAAYLVRLATQDSARIYTLVLVVYFVLALGVTRSMKALERRAKANLGVVAK; encoded by the coding sequence ATGACCATGGGGCTCTGGCAGAACTGGGTCCTGCCCGGCATCTGGGTCACCGTCCAGCTGCTCGTCTACAGCGCGGCGCTCGCCGCGGTCGTCGCCTTCGGCGTCGGCATGGCCCGCACGCACCGCTCCCGGCCGGTGCGGTTCGCGGCCACCGCGTACACGGAGGTGTTCCGCGGCGTCTCCGCCCTCGTGCTGATGTTCTGGCTGTTCTTCGTGGTGCCGCCGCTGCTGGGCTGGCAGCTGGTGCCGATGTGGGCGGCCGTGCTCGCGCTCGGGCTGTCGTACGGCGCGTACGGCGCCGAGGTGGTGCGCGGCGGGCTCGCCGCCGTACCCGAGGCGCAGCGGGAGGCCGGCATCGCGCTGAGCCTCACCCCCTGGCAGCGGATGCGGCTGGTGCTGCTGCCGCAGGCGGTGCCGGAGATGCTGCCGCCGTTCTGCAACCTGCTCGTGGAACTGCTCAAGGGCACGGCGCTCGTGTCGCTGCTCGGCGTCGGCGACGTGTCGTTCGCCGCGTACCTGGTGCGGCTCGCCACGCAGGACAGCGCGCGGATCTACACCCTCGTGCTCGTCGTCTACTTCGTCCTCGCCCTGGGCGTGACCCGCTCGATGAAGGCGCTGGAGCGCCGGGCGAAGGCCAACCTGGGGGTGGTGGCCAAGTGA
- the ehuD gene encoding ectoine/hydroxyectoine ABC transporter permease subunit EhuD, protein MNWDWSAVADFMPRFLDGLLVTLQVLVLGSLISFSLGLVWAAGLRARTRLVRWPVTGFTEFVRTTPLLVQLFFLYFVLPEWGVQFSALVTGTLAIGLHYSTYTAQVYRAGIEAVPPGQWEAATALSLPAHRTWLAVILPQALRRVTPALGNYVIAMLKDTPLLAAIGVLEMLQQARLESAATFQYTEPLTVVGVAFVLIAYPASLLVRTLERRLVH, encoded by the coding sequence GTGAACTGGGACTGGTCCGCGGTGGCGGACTTCATGCCGCGCTTCCTCGACGGCCTGCTGGTCACGCTGCAGGTCCTCGTACTGGGCTCGCTGATCTCGTTCAGCCTGGGCCTCGTGTGGGCGGCCGGGCTGCGCGCCCGGACCCGGCTGGTGCGCTGGCCGGTGACCGGCTTCACCGAGTTCGTCCGCACGACGCCGCTGCTGGTGCAGCTGTTCTTCCTGTACTTCGTGCTGCCGGAGTGGGGCGTGCAGTTCTCCGCGCTCGTCACCGGCACCCTCGCCATCGGCCTGCACTACTCGACGTACACGGCGCAGGTGTACCGGGCCGGCATCGAGGCCGTGCCGCCCGGCCAGTGGGAGGCGGCGACGGCGCTCAGCCTGCCCGCGCACCGCACCTGGCTGGCCGTGATCCTGCCGCAGGCGCTGCGCCGCGTCACGCCCGCGCTCGGCAACTACGTCATCGCCATGCTGAAGGACACCCCGCTGCTCGCCGCGATCGGCGTCCTGGAGATGCTCCAGCAGGCGCGGCTGGAGAGCGCCGCCACCTTCCAGTACACCGAGCCGCTCACCGTCGTCGGTGTCGCCTTCGTCCTCATCGCCTATCCGGCTTCCCTGCTGGTCCGCACCCTGGAGCGCCGTCTTGTCCACTGA
- the ehuA gene encoding ectoine/hydroxyectoine ABC transporter ATP-binding protein EhuA: MRLPCWSAPWSAVLSTELIRFSEVTKRFGENTVLDDLSFTVDAGRHVTLIGPSGSGKTTILRMLMTLERPDDGTIEVGGQRLFPADEKRRREVRKGIGMVFQQFNLFPNMSVLRNITEAPVRVLGMSRDEAAERARRLLDMVGLADKEDARPSQLSGGQQQRVAIARALAMRPKVLLLDEVTSALDPELVAGVLDLLRDIARSTDITMLCVTHEMNFARDISDEVLMFDSGRVIESGPPEKIFTAPDHERTREFLGAVL; encoded by the coding sequence ATCCGGCTTCCCTGCTGGTCCGCACCCTGGAGCGCCGTCTTGTCCACTGAACTGATCCGCTTCTCCGAGGTGACCAAGCGCTTCGGGGAGAACACCGTCCTGGACGACCTGTCGTTCACCGTCGACGCGGGCCGGCACGTCACGCTGATCGGCCCGTCCGGCTCGGGCAAGACGACGATCCTGCGGATGCTGATGACGCTGGAGCGGCCCGACGACGGCACGATCGAGGTGGGCGGTCAGCGGCTGTTCCCCGCCGACGAGAAGCGCCGCCGCGAGGTGCGCAAGGGCATCGGCATGGTGTTCCAGCAGTTCAACCTCTTCCCCAACATGTCCGTGCTGCGCAACATCACCGAGGCACCCGTGCGGGTGCTGGGGATGAGCCGGGACGAGGCCGCCGAACGGGCCCGCCGCCTGCTCGACATGGTCGGCCTCGCCGACAAGGAGGACGCCCGGCCGTCGCAGCTCTCGGGCGGTCAGCAGCAGCGCGTGGCCATCGCGCGGGCGCTGGCGATGCGGCCGAAGGTGCTGCTCCTGGACGAGGTCACCTCGGCCCTCGACCCCGAACTGGTCGCCGGCGTCCTGGACCTGCTGAGGGACATCGCGCGGAGCACGGACATCACCATGCTCTGCGTCACCCATGAGATGAATTTCGCCAGGGACATCTCGGACGAGGTTCTCATGTTCGACTCCGGGCGGGTGATCGAATCCGGTCCGCCGGAGAAGATCTTCACCGCCCCGGACCACGAGCGCACCCGCGAGTTCCTCGGCGCGGTGCTCTGA
- a CDS encoding IclR family transcriptional regulator, with protein MALKPEPTAPFHSVQYALRVLETVSRHGGGVTDAQIARETGLPAAHLTPLLRMLRREGYVEQVADGAYIVGDSLVLLGSGITRREALEAKLQETLTELRDSVGAAVYISRYIDGEVKITQMADGPHTPKVNEWVDFRSAAHASAVGKCLLTQLDQNGRRDHLARHKIARLTSRTITSERGLFSKLDSQPPTVPVLDLQEYAVGTVCAAVPLTAGSSVGCLALSLPIEHAHRLRSAADTLNRKAAPVVLSLAL; from the coding sequence GTGGCGCTGAAGCCCGAGCCGACCGCCCCGTTCCATTCGGTGCAGTACGCCCTGCGCGTGCTCGAGACGGTGTCCCGGCACGGTGGCGGGGTCACCGACGCGCAGATCGCGCGCGAGACGGGCCTGCCGGCCGCGCACCTGACGCCGCTCCTGCGGATGCTGCGCCGGGAGGGGTACGTCGAGCAGGTCGCCGACGGCGCGTACATCGTCGGCGACTCGCTGGTGCTCCTCGGCTCCGGGATCACGCGGCGCGAGGCGCTGGAGGCGAAGCTCCAGGAGACCCTCACGGAGCTGCGCGACTCGGTCGGCGCGGCGGTCTACATCAGCCGGTACATCGACGGCGAGGTCAAGATCACGCAGATGGCGGACGGGCCGCACACGCCGAAGGTCAACGAGTGGGTGGACTTCCGCTCGGCGGCCCACGCCAGCGCGGTCGGCAAGTGCCTGCTGACCCAGCTCGACCAGAACGGCCGCCGCGACCACCTGGCCCGGCACAAGATCGCCCGGCTGACGTCGCGGACGATCACCAGTGAGCGGGGGCTCTTCTCCAAGCTGGACAGCCAGCCGCCGACCGTCCCCGTCCTGGACCTCCAGGAGTACGCGGTGGGCACGGTCTGCGCGGCGGTGCCGCTGACCGCCGGGTCGTCGGTCGGCTGCCTCGCGCTCTCCCTGCCGATCGAGCACGCCCACCGGCTCCGCTCGGCGGCCGACACCCTGAACCGCAAGGCCGCCCCGGTGGTGCTGTCGCTGGCCCTGTGA
- a CDS encoding SPFH domain-containing protein translates to MPAEAEAEAAAPDRNPEPGHRAPHRNPAPGDPTGQAGEERGERPRPAGTPSAPVRPAAVQPVTARDTAPLRTVLSSPAATPNPPRTTEAASAPHTGDIPRAADHPRTTDTPHTFPTPQATPAPALTPTHAVTSTPALTPTHAVTSTPTHAPTPTATPQAAFQGHRSTAPRLLSRTADAAPLARGTGGGGVGRGRRGRHAGERRGAARAEGGPVERDALALPGWVGLAAGALALAACGLVAWWSGALPEGVGRLLGLPFHVYEGPTAGPAVLLALSVLLVLFAFGGLVRGQVGYASVLTLFGDYRGTVRRTGLLWVSPLLLRRRLDVRLRHWRSEPLPAVDAKGTALRVVVLVVWRVRDTLRAALAVDDHERYLREQVEAALARVLSRLPADVFHGGEPTLRDADAVGEAMTRMVAAECAPAGIEVFSVQPTGIEYAPEIASAMRRRRIAAIDAQHRDVVLGSVVDAVDDMVRRLTERGLVDLDDYERKDFVRDLSVAFYQGHALPVGASAEPTG, encoded by the coding sequence GTGCCCGCCGAGGCCGAGGCCGAGGCCGCGGCACCGGACCGGAACCCGGAGCCCGGACACCGGGCACCGCACCGGAACCCGGCGCCCGGTGACCCCACCGGCCAGGCGGGGGAGGAGCGCGGTGAGCGCCCCCGCCCCGCCGGCACCCCCTCCGCCCCGGTCCGGCCCGCCGCCGTCCAGCCGGTGACCGCGCGGGACACGGCCCCCCTGCGGACCGTCCTGTCCAGCCCCGCCGCCACCCCGAACCCGCCCCGCACCACCGAAGCGGCCTCAGCCCCCCACACCGGCGACATCCCCCGCGCTGCCGACCACCCCCGCACCACCGACACCCCCCACACCTTCCCGACCCCCCAGGCCACCCCCGCCCCAGCCCTCACCCCGACCCACGCCGTCACCTCCACCCCAGCCCTCACCCCGACCCACGCCGTCACCTCCACCCCCACTCACGCCCCCACTCCCACCGCCACCCCCCAAGCGGCCTTCCAGGGCCACCGCAGCACCGCCCCCCGGCTCCTCTCCCGTACCGCCGACGCCGCGCCCCTGGCGCGGGGCACCGGAGGCGGGGGCGTGGGCCGGGGGAGGCGGGGGCGGCACGCGGGGGAGCGGCGCGGGGCCGCCCGCGCCGAAGGCGGGCCGGTCGAGCGGGACGCGCTGGCGCTGCCCGGATGGGTGGGCCTGGCCGCCGGGGCCCTCGCGCTCGCGGCGTGCGGGCTCGTCGCCTGGTGGTCGGGTGCCCTGCCGGAGGGGGTGGGCCGGTTGCTGGGCCTGCCGTTCCACGTGTACGAGGGGCCGACCGCCGGCCCGGCGGTGCTGCTGGCGCTCAGTGTGCTGCTGGTGCTGTTCGCGTTCGGCGGGCTGGTGCGCGGCCAGGTCGGGTACGCCTCCGTGCTCACCCTGTTCGGTGACTACCGGGGTACCGTGCGCCGCACCGGGCTGCTGTGGGTGAGCCCGCTGCTGCTGCGCCGCCGCCTGGACGTGCGGCTGCGGCACTGGCGCAGCGAACCGCTGCCGGCCGTCGACGCGAAGGGAACGGCCCTGCGGGTCGTCGTGCTGGTGGTGTGGCGGGTGCGGGACACGCTGCGGGCGGCGCTCGCGGTCGACGACCACGAGCGGTACCTGCGCGAGCAGGTGGAGGCCGCCCTGGCCCGGGTCCTGTCCCGGCTGCCGGCCGACGTGTTCCACGGGGGCGAGCCGACGCTGCGGGACGCGGACGCGGTCGGCGAGGCGATGACGCGGATGGTGGCCGCCGAGTGCGCGCCGGCCGGCATCGAGGTGTTCTCGGTGCAGCCGACCGGCATCGAGTACGCCCCGGAGATCGCGTCCGCGATGCGGCGCCGCCGGATCGCCGCGATCGACGCCCAGCACCGTGACGTGGTGCTCGGCTCCGTCGTCGACGCGGTGGACGACATGGTGCGCCGGCTCACCGAGCGGGGCCTGGTCGACCTGGACGACTACGAGCGCAAGGACTTCGTGCGGGACCTGTCCGTGGCGTTCTACCAGGGCCACGCCCTGCCGGTCGGCGCCTCGGCCGAGCCGACGGGCTGA
- a CDS encoding peptidoglycan-binding protein produces the protein MPVPVFEEYEPAADCPCPGCAHRRRESALRRAVREGGHPAAHGARRALVLFTAAGVVLGGGAPAAVGAPHPPGAPHPAGPAGPDTDEPSGNPQGGTAGLHGRPLAGPAAGSLSATLPQVTRAEIMARAERWVAEKVPYSMAKYWTDGYRQDCSGYVSMAWKLPANEWTGSLHQYANKIAWADLQPGDMLLFHNPDNPTTGSHVTLFGGWTDDRRTHYLAYEQTKPHARKQPTPLAYWTNSDRYVGYRYLGLVEEGATADAPAAGADPAPAGATAAGALSAGAPSSTAYPGAGHFGPGAVGEHVARLGRLLAQRGGARFYETGPGPVWTEADRRATAAFQRAQGWRGTEANGLPGPHTWRLLTTGAGSDIPPLTGQSPPPYPGRAHFRPGQSNQHVETLGRRLVRLGYGRHYGTGPSRTWSEADRRNVQDFQRAQGWRGGAADGHPGPETWRRLFR, from the coding sequence ATGCCCGTTCCGGTCTTCGAGGAGTACGAACCCGCCGCCGACTGCCCCTGTCCCGGATGCGCCCACCGGCGGCGGGAGTCCGCCCTGCGCCGGGCCGTCCGGGAGGGCGGGCACCCCGCGGCGCACGGAGCGCGGCGCGCCCTGGTCCTGTTCACCGCGGCGGGCGTCGTCCTGGGCGGCGGCGCGCCGGCGGCGGTCGGCGCCCCGCACCCGCCGGGCGCCCCGCATCCGGCGGGCCCGGCCGGGCCGGACACGGACGAGCCGTCCGGCAACCCCCAGGGCGGTACGGCCGGCCTGCACGGCCGACCGCTCGCGGGCCCGGCGGCCGGGTCGCTCTCGGCGACGCTGCCCCAGGTCACCCGAGCCGAGATCATGGCCCGCGCCGAGCGGTGGGTCGCCGAGAAGGTCCCGTACTCGATGGCGAAGTACTGGACGGACGGCTACCGCCAGGACTGCTCCGGCTACGTCTCCATGGCGTGGAAGCTGCCCGCGAACGAGTGGACCGGCAGCCTCCACCAGTACGCGAACAAGATCGCCTGGGCGGACCTCCAGCCGGGCGACATGCTGCTGTTCCACAACCCCGACAATCCGACGACGGGCTCCCACGTCACGCTGTTCGGCGGCTGGACCGACGACCGGCGCACCCACTACCTGGCGTACGAGCAGACGAAGCCGCACGCCCGCAAGCAGCCGACCCCGCTGGCCTACTGGACGAACTCCGACCGGTACGTGGGCTACCGGTACCTCGGGCTCGTCGAGGAGGGCGCCACGGCGGACGCCCCGGCGGCCGGCGCCGACCCGGCCCCGGCCGGCGCCACCGCGGCCGGCGCCCTGTCGGCCGGCGCCCCCTCCTCCACGGCGTACCCCGGAGCCGGGCACTTCGGCCCCGGCGCGGTGGGCGAGCACGTCGCCCGCCTGGGCCGGCTGCTCGCCCAGCGCGGCGGCGCCCGGTTCTACGAGACGGGTCCCGGCCCGGTCTGGACGGAGGCGGACCGCAGGGCGACGGCGGCGTTCCAGCGGGCGCAGGGCTGGCGCGGGACGGAGGCGAACGGGCTGCCGGGGCCGCACACCTGGCGGCTGCTCACCACCGGTGCGGGCAGCGACATCCCACCCCTGACCGGCCAGTCCCCGCCGCCGTACCCGGGGCGGGCCCACTTCCGGCCCGGCCAGTCGAACCAGCACGTCGAGACGCTCGGCCGCCGACTCGTGCGGCTGGGCTACGGCAGGCACTACGGCACCGGCCCGAGCCGCACCTGGAGCGAGGCGGACCGGCGCAACGTCCAGGACTTCCAGCGCGCCCAGGGCTGGCGCGGCGGCGCGGCCGACGGCCACCCGGGCCCGGAGACATGGAGGCGGCTCTTCCGATGA
- a CDS encoding HAD-IIA family hydrolase, translating into MAERKPIESWLTDMDGVLIHEGVPIPGADAFIRKLRDRERPFLVLTNNSIYTARDLHARLYRMGLDVPVENIWTSALATARFLDDQRPGGTAYVIGEAGLTTALHDIGYVLTDHDPDYVVLGETRTYSFEALTKAIRLINGGARFICTNPDETGPSTEGPLPATGSVAALITKATGRDPYFAGKPNPLMMRTGLNAIGAHSETSAMIGDRMDTDVLAGLEAGMETFLVLTGLTSPGDVDRYPFRPSSVVDSIADLVDRV; encoded by the coding sequence ATGGCAGAGCGCAAGCCGATCGAGTCCTGGCTGACCGACATGGACGGCGTCCTCATCCACGAGGGCGTTCCGATCCCCGGCGCCGACGCTTTCATCCGGAAGCTGCGGGACCGTGAACGCCCCTTCCTGGTCCTCACCAACAACTCGATCTACACGGCCCGGGACCTGCACGCCCGCCTGTACCGCATGGGGCTCGACGTGCCGGTCGAGAACATCTGGACGTCGGCGCTGGCCACCGCCCGGTTCCTGGACGACCAGCGGCCCGGCGGCACCGCGTACGTCATCGGCGAGGCGGGCCTGACGACCGCCCTGCACGACATCGGGTACGTCCTCACCGACCACGACCCGGACTACGTCGTCCTCGGCGAGACCCGCACGTACAGCTTCGAGGCGCTCACCAAGGCGATCCGGCTCATCAACGGCGGCGCCCGCTTCATCTGCACCAACCCGGACGAGACCGGCCCGTCGACCGAGGGCCCGCTCCCCGCGACCGGCTCCGTCGCGGCCCTCATCACCAAGGCGACCGGCCGCGACCCCTACTTCGCGGGCAAGCCGAACCCGCTGATGATGCGCACCGGCCTCAACGCGATCGGCGCGCACTCCGAGACCAGCGCGATGATCGGCGACCGGATGGACACCGACGTGCTGGCGGGTCTGGAGGCGGGGATGGAGACCTTCCTCGTCCTGACCGGACTGACCTCGCCGGGGGACGTGGACCGCTACCCGTTCAGGCCGTCGTCGGTCGTGGACTCCATCGCCGATCTGGTCGATCGGGTCTGA
- a CDS encoding ROK family transcriptional regulator — MRNVNLSGLRSHNTARVLGLLRAAGGDGVSRLELAERTGLTPQAVSKIAARLREEGLVAGAGRGPATGGKPRTLLRLVPGAAHAVGLHLDRDRLTAVLVDLAGVTVAVRTGPLDLGAGPAHVVAVAAAEVAALRGGGTLMGVGVAMPGPLDHVAGVPHRVTGFPAWDGYPLRDALRAALRDAGSGEALEGGVEGAGAGVAGGAPPGRPAAGRRVAGKRAEGGADTGGGPTTGGAGPGGGPPGAVAATEAGGGAGAGPGEGAGAVAGAGVPPVAVDKDTNAAALALALREPGGSSFAYVHAGTGLGAGLVLDGAVYRGARTGAGEFGHQTVQLDGAPCGCGGRGCLEALCLAAVARGDLDGAARVLGVGVANLAGLLDIDRVLLGGRVVAKAPERFVRGVGAALAERARLAGGPEVPAALAPGTPHLVAEGAAQLVLAPVFGR; from the coding sequence GGAACGTGAACCTCTCCGGCCTCCGCAGCCACAACACCGCCCGTGTCCTCGGCCTGCTCCGCGCGGCGGGCGGAGACGGGGTGAGCCGCCTGGAGCTCGCCGAGCGGACGGGGCTCACCCCACAGGCCGTCAGCAAGATCGCGGCCCGGCTGCGGGAGGAGGGCCTCGTCGCCGGCGCCGGGCGCGGGCCCGCCACGGGCGGCAAGCCCCGGACGCTGCTGCGCCTCGTCCCGGGCGCCGCCCACGCGGTGGGCCTGCACCTGGACCGCGACCGGCTCACGGCCGTGCTGGTCGACCTGGCGGGCGTGACCGTGGCGGTGCGCACCGGCCCGCTGGACCTGGGCGCGGGCCCCGCGCACGTGGTGGCGGTGGCCGCCGCCGAGGTGGCCGCGCTGCGCGGCGGCGGGACGCTCATGGGTGTGGGCGTGGCCATGCCCGGCCCCCTCGACCACGTGGCCGGGGTGCCGCACCGGGTGACGGGCTTCCCCGCCTGGGACGGCTACCCCCTGCGCGACGCCCTGCGCGCCGCGTTGCGCGACGCCGGCTCGGGAGAGGCCCTTGAAGGCGGCGTGGAGGGCGCCGGGGCGGGTGTCGCGGGCGGCGCCCCGCCCGGCCGGCCGGCCGCCGGGCGGAGGGTGGCCGGGAAGCGGGCGGAAGGCGGCGCGGACACGGGCGGTGGGCCGACGACGGGCGGGGCGGGGCCGGGCGGTGGGCCGCCGGGCGCGGTCGCCGCGACGGAGGCGGGCGGCGGCGCAGGCGCGGGGCCGGGGGAGGGCGCCGGGGCGGTCGCGGGCGCCGGGGTGCCGCCCGTGGCGGTCGACAAGGACACGAACGCGGCGGCGCTGGCCCTGGCGCTGCGGGAGCCGGGCGGGTCCTCGTTCGCGTACGTCCACGCCGGTACGGGGCTGGGCGCCGGGCTCGTGCTGGACGGGGCGGTGTACCGGGGCGCGCGGACGGGGGCGGGGGAGTTCGGCCACCAGACGGTACAGCTGGACGGCGCGCCCTGCGGCTGCGGCGGGCGCGGCTGCCTGGAGGCCCTGTGCCTGGCCGCCGTCGCGCGCGGCGACCTCGACGGGGCCGCCCGCGTACTGGGCGTGGGCGTCGCGAACCTGGCCGGGCTCCTCGACATCGACCGGGTGCTGCTGGGCGGCCGGGTGGTGGCGAAGGCGCCGGAGCGGTTCGTACGGGGCGTGGGCGCCGCCCTGGCCGAGCGCGCCCGGCTGGCCGGCGGGCCCGAGGTGCCGGCCGCGCTCGCCCCCGGCACGCCCCACCTGGTGGCGGAGGGCGCGGCCCAGCTCGTCCTGGCCCCGGTGTTCGGCCGCTGA